ACTCCATCTAATTAATTCAGTGGCAACCTTGTGCCAATGCTTTACTGAGCAAGTGAGGAGAAGTGCCCCTCCCCAAGCTTAAGTAGTACaggcaagagaaaacaaaaactgcGCTATCCTGCCACCTACTGGACAGCTAAAGAAAGACCTCAAATTATCAACCTGCTGAATTGTGGAAAGGAAAATGTTCCTAAATAAGAAAAGTGCTCACCACTTCAAATGTGTCAGCAGAGGAACAACCCATCAAGCAGCATGGACCACCAGGGTAACAATTACACAGGAAGACAATGACTATATTCTCCAGAATGGAACTCAAAATAATGGATGACTGTGatataaaggaaagagaaagcaaaacagcagTCATGAAGACACTCAACGAGATACAAGAAGGCAGTTCAATGAGCTCAGGAATAAAATTTATGAACAAAAGAAGGACCTTACCAAAGagatgaaaactacaaaatgaaCCAAATGAATTATGGAACTAAAAAGCTCAATGAAAGAGATAATGAATGGATATATTAATAACTGATATGCAACAAAAGCTAGTTGCTATGTCAAGATGGCCTGACATTGCCATCTTAGTCATCAGTCATTCAAGGGCTGGCAAGATGTAGACATAAGTGAACTTcacttaaaaatgcaaatatgtaaaataaaaattcaaatatttccttcatttcaCTGTTTAGAAAATGTACAGCTGCTCAgcaaaacattttacaaaaactgaaataaaaatgctataaGGAAAGTAGCAATTAAGAATGTTCTCTATGTAAGAAGATGGCAGAAATTTTCACTTAAAGACAAATATTAATCAGTTTAGTATTACAAGTTTATTTGATTCATAAAAAAAGATTCTCAGAGTAGGAGCACCAAGTTTTCTATTGCCTGCAAAGCTATAATCAGGATTTCCACCACAAGGTGTCTCCAGGACCGGCCTCATATTAGTAGTACTCAGTCATCTGCTTTGTGGTTCCTGCAAGAAGGAGCACTTTggtgctgccctctgctggctgcTTCTGAGCCCTGTGAGGATTGTAAACAGCAGatgcttagtattttatttttccctcaatgacttgcatttttttaaatagccacaataataaatgaaatttcccattaaatagcattttaacaatgaaaatgtgTCAGAGCAGAGCTACTCGATTCAAGTATAGGTTCTAAACTGTTCTGAAAAGTACTTAGGTTTctagggagtggggagagggggtccgaGCTAAGGAATCCAAAGTCAGGGGGCTGTCAGCGATGCAGAAGGCTTATCGGGTAATACTTGCTGCCTCTGGAAGGGCGGTACATACAAGATCCTTGAAGATGCCCTTGGACATACTTAGTAGCCActttagagattttttaaaaaatccctcaaAGACATTGCCAAGCATTTGCCTTCACCAGCCTTGTACAATACACTCATTTCCTTGGAGATGTTAATCATTTGACACTGAGGCATAATTTAGAGCAACAACCTCTAAGGAGAACAAgatagcctggctggaggtcAAATGACCAAAAACAGCTCCAGAGGCCATTGCTTATAGCATTGTTACCAAGGCGTTGGAGGTGGGATCTGCCCTTTCTGTcttccccacaccctcctcctgcaGATCACATTATTTTTAGCCACTTTGTCAATTTACTGCCCCTCACCCCTACGTTAATCTTTCCCTATTTCACATGTATGTCTTTATATAGAGTAGAAAACTATAAAGGACAGTTTGTCTAACGGCGCCCTCTAGTGATAATAACAAAGGTCACAATCAAGAAAGTACATTTACCAAGTACCTGATTGTGTTGGAGTCACTTAACCCATTGTGTTTAAGTGGTTAtcttaaatgtttctatttaGGGGAATTCTGACAAGCCATTttataatagtactagaggcccggtgcacggaattcatgcactcggagtgggggtccctcagctgggcctgtgccctcttgtagtctggaagccctcgggggatgtccagcagatggcctaagccagtgatggcgaacctatgacacgcgtgtcagaggtgacatgcgaactccttttctttggttgatttttctttgttaaatggcatttaaatagataaaatacatatcaaaaatataaatctttgttttactatggttgcaaatatcaaaaaatttctatatgtgacacagcaccagagttagggtttttcaaaatgctgacacaccgagctcaaaaggttcgccacctcTGGCCtgagctgtcagttggacatccttagcactgctgtggaggtgggagaggctcctgccactgccgctgcactcaccagctatgagcccagcttctggctgagcagtgctccccctgtgggtgcgtaatgaccaccaggggtcagcttctgcattgagcttgtgccccctgctggtcagtacgcatcatagcgaacagtcgttccaccgtttggtccaTTTCTatatgagccttttattatataggattgctaaaTTTTAGAGCTTCAAGACATTCAGCTTAATGACTGGTAGATCAGGTTAACTGTATGAAaatattaaggggaaaaaattaaaggcaCGGAAAACCAAAAAAGGAGGAGAGATGCAACTGTCCTGGAAGAACATCTGAATGGTAAGTTCATTTGCCAAAGTTATACTATTTAGTTAGCGTTCACGCCCCACTGACCTCATGAACTTGGCACAATGGTAATTATGTTTTAAGTTTAGAGGCTAATTACtgagttaaatttattttctctgattttgCATTTGACTTACAAAGTTCGTTTCCTTTCCAATAATTTGCTGCGTTCCAATACTGCTTGGTATAGTCACATGTGTTTTTCTGACTCTCTTTCTGCTATCATCTTGAGAAGTTTGCAACAGCAGAGTTCTGAGTTCCAAATGACTTCTATTTGAAGCATTATGAGTACATGTTAACGGCTCTGAGATTTTTTGAGACGCTCTGTGTGtctaaagcaaacaaaaaggatacatttttaaagtaagtatACCATGAACAGTTACAATTGTCTTCTTTAGTTTTGAGTCAATGACTCAGAGGTCAGTCTTAAGTGTGAAAAAaatctgacatttaaaatatttatcatcaatGTCCACTGAATTAAATCTGAGTTATAAGGTTAATCATTCTTCTATGACTACTCATGTAAACTGATAAATCAAGGAATAATAGAatcagtttaaaattttaaagtagaaagaTATAACTTAACTCAAGAGTATGGAacaatttttaaatcacattcccctttcttttttttttttaaatatgttttactgatttttcacagagaggaagggaaggggatagagagttagaaacattgatgagagagaaacattgatcagctgcctcttgcatacccccgactggggatgtgcccgcaaccaaggtacatgcccttggccggaatcgaacccaggaccataCAGCCCAcagggcaacgctctatccactgagccaaaccggtcagggccccctTTTCTTTCAAATAGTCTTGTTTAACATCAActggtcttaaaaataaaatgatcctcCGCTAAGAATCATTCAGAAAGATCAATTCGGTGATAATAATGATGGAAACTGAAatactaaaaaggaaaaacaaatgccaCCTTCTTTCCAGaaatctgtaaaataaattgCCATTAAAGGAAGCAAAGGAAAGGCAAAACCCCTGTATTCATCAGAAACGTATTTTGCAGTGAAGTGATTTATAGCACATTAAATCAACAAATTAACCTGTAAAAATAAGTCGAGTTGTGTCAATTGGTCTGTTATTTCCGTTATCCTTTCATCAAGCTTCGGTGTGTACTTTTCTACTTCAAAGTCTTCTGCCATATGCTTGTCCTGATATCTTCTGAGCGTTTTTGCCATTTGTTTCCACTTCTCTTCCTCAGCCTCTAGTTCTTTACATTCCTTTAGAAGTGCTTCCCTTGATAACTCCTCTTGAGCTGTCTTTTCTTCATCCAGACGTATACAGTTTGAAGATGACGGTTGCAGTTTTCCAATAAGATCATCATTCTGCATGAAGAACAGGATCTAGTTTGGTTATGAAGGTGTGTTCACCAGTATGACATTTTGAAATGAATCCAATGGCAATAACATGTTATCTGTATGGTGGTAGAGTTTTGGATTGTGGAACCTTCAATTACTCAGAATCAAAACCAAAGTTAAAATGACCAGGGCtcacaaaaatacatttactggTGCCGCCTTTGCCACACAACATCTGCACTTGACTTTATGCTCCATTTCTATGACTGTTTCATGTCTTTCCTCCACAAAATGACTACCCGTTGGCCCTTAGTAGAAAGTCTCttacctctccccccaccttacCTCTTCacaatctttaaaaaagttttagagATATCATATTGTGGTTTTCAGAACTGTCATCAAATGCTTCCCAAGATAAGACTTTCAAAATGAGAGTAATTCATGACTCTTACAAATATGGATTCTAATGCCATAGGTCTTTTACTGAACCCAAAACATTTGGTGCTAATTAGAATTGCATTCCAAGAAGAAATGATTCCCTGGATTATGGAGAAATTAAAACTCTTACTGTTAAAGTTTAGCGACATAAActctacattttttttagaaCCAAAACAGTGGGCGTGGGAGGCTTAATTCAATAATGCTATCTTGAAATTCTTTGTTACTTCCCACAAAATAAGGGAACAtagtaaacaaaacaacatcatcaccatcaacaaCAAACTTGCTGGCAGGTCAGTGATAATGGTGACGGCTGTGTCTGGTGCCGTCTGACTCTCTCCCCAGGGCAGCTCACTCTGGGAACCCAGCCACCACGTTGTGAAAAACGAAGCAGCCCCGGCCACATGGTCAGGCCTCATACAGGTGTCCAGCTGAGACTGCCCAGGGAGCGTCCCAGCCAGAAGCCCACTGCACCTGACCAACCCGTGAACAAACAAGCctttagatcagcagttctcaacctgtggatcgccaAGCTGCGGGTCgtggcccctttgggggtcgaacgaccctttcgcaagGGTTGCCTCAGACCAttagaaagcacatatataattacatactgcttttgtgattaatcactatgctttatgttcaatttgtaacaatgaaaatacatcctgcatatcagatacttatattacgattcaaaacagtagcaaaattacagtgatgacatagcaatgaaaataattttatgattgggggtcaccacaacatgaggaactgtattaaagggtcccggcattaggaaggttgagaagcgctgctgTAGATGACTCCACTTCCCAGCTTCAAGTCATTCCAGCTGgtggcaagtggaaatgaaatgAGCTGGCCTCACTGCAGATTTGCGCACCAGGTAAGTGCTGCTTTAAGACACGAGGTTTGGAGGTGGTTTATTAAGCAGCAATAAGTAACTGGCACAGATACGGACATTGAGAACAGAATGCTGGTTTTCAAAACGGCGGCCAAATAGGTGGACGTGTCCTGCGCCTTCTCACGGAGCAGATAGAAGGGACAactaaatcgaataacatccactCGGAATTGGCGAGTTaaacagctggtgagacaatccatgacccatatatatgctgtatacaagagacccacctcagaacaagggagtcccacagactgaaagtgaaggaatggaaaaatatcttccaggcaaatggaaaggaaaaataaagctggggtagcaatacctgtgtctgacaaaatagacctcaaaatgaaggagataacaagagataaggaaggcacGCGCATGGAGATGAATTTACTGGCTCCTTCTTCCCCCCAGGCCTGAGCCTCCAAGCAGCctgggatgagctggtgatcccaaaggCCTGACAGTCAGCCTGGtcctcccgccacccaccccgATCCCCTGTTCACCATCGCTGGTCCATGGGAGCCTCGGGTTGTGGGGGGGCAGGAAGgccaagaggtcagcagttcagcctgctcaccagtccccagtcccgcctgACCCCTCTCGTGGGCTGTGGGGAGAGACCAAGAAGTGGTCAATGCcacctcatggcgactggtcatttggtcagtCTGGTCATTTGGTCAGTCTGGTCATTAGGGACAtgggctttacatatattaaccaCAATGAAATACACAAGAAAGCTGCCATGAAAAGTAGTACCCTAAAACACTTTATATTATTTAACCAGCTATAGATTAACTGATGACAGGTTAAATTTCATACATACTTGACTTCTGCTTTGATCTTGTTTGTTCTTGAAATCTGGTTTCTTATCTTCTAAATGCATATGATGACGTGATTCAATCTCCAGAAAAGTCTCTGTTGTAGATAGTTTTCTTTTGGTATCAGCCAGTTCTTGTTGAAGTTGTCTCACAGTTGCCTAGGAAGATATTTCTGTTACTGATTTTATAAAtcagataattttaaattatgttactAATTgactaattattgtattgttctccatacaaacaactataaacctacttttgccctccccTGGGTATATATATCTTGTTAGAGTCATACATTATTATCATAATGTTATGACAATCATCTATGACTGGAAAAATATCAATTCACCTTCTTTTCCTCATATGGACATGCTCCTGTTTGCTTAATCAGGGTAAAGTCACAGAAAATTTAACCCTCCTGCCTCATCAGACAGCTGATTCAGTCCCACTCTcaatccccctcccccataaATCTCAAAGCTTTACAATCTACTAACATCTCAAAGAGAAATGGGCATTAGGTGGATCAAGTGGTAGTAAGTTCGatattatggaaaattttctctttttatttattttttaaccagagTCTTCAATTAACTTCAGAGCTCCTCACACATTCAATCCCCTGCTCAAATCCTCCCACTAGGTTCCTAACTTAGAAGGAAAGTCATTCCAATGGCCTTCAAGGCCCTAGGTAATCAGGCCTTCACCTCCCTTCCTGCTACACATAAACCCTGCCACCCCTCACTAATCTGAAATGGAAATCCAATGCCAAGTTCATGAATCACAGAGAGCTACAATTCTCTCGGTCTTGGACAAACTTATCCCCAAATGATAGTAATTAGGCCTCAAAATGAGAAACATAAGCACATTATTTGTAAAAGTATTCAAAGAATATTATAAATAGTAGGGGGAAGATTAAATCAAGTATAGATTTGCAAAAACTCATCATATTTGTCCCAAATTATGATGTAACGAAAAGTAGATGCCTTGAAAAGAGTTGAGAGGTCATATGAATATATTACTTGAGactgaaatatttccaaatttaattcaaattgtcatgaataaaaataacattataccAACTCAAATATATAAGATGCTACTGAAGGAAAGGTACTATATGATACAGCATCTACATTTCAGTTCATCTGGAAATCTGAACTTAGCTGTCAAATTAATCCACTTAATTGAATCTTGATTTCAAAATACTCATTTTAGGTAGAGCATTTCCATTTATCTACTTCCTAATGGTTTTAAATTTGGTGACATAAAGATTAAAATTATTATGCTATCAATGTAAGACCAAATTATTAATATAAACCTATATCTATTAATAGTCTATAATGTAACCTCTTAAAATTTCATGGGCAGCAAATGTCTTTACTCAGAACAAAGCATCTTTCAGGTCTAATGTTCATCTACTGGATACAATGTCTGCTTTGAAGCTGATAGAGCAAAcacatttataaattatacattttatatatgtataattcagagaagaagggagagggagagggagatagaatcatcaaagatgagaaagaattattgattgactgTCCCCTGCACtcctactagggactgagcctgcaaccgggcatgtgcccttgagcagaattgaacctgggaccattcagtcctcggtcaatgctctatccactgagccaaaccagctagggctatagtctctacatttttaatattcaactAGATTCAGCATTTAGCCATCATCAAATATTACTCTGAATTTTCTCTtaggaaatttgaaaaatacttatGTGTCTGGATACTTACATTTCTTTCTGCATTATCATTTTCATACTGATGTATTGTTTCTTTAAAACCATGCCATTTGGTGAGTAAGTCCATCATTATTCCATGCAGCTGAAGAACATACTTTTGATTTTTATgatcaaatatttttatgatatccCGAATCTGATCTTGGGTGTTAATTACCGTCTTTTCTTCTCTGTCAGCTTGGTTGTGATCCTGATCCAgttgctgttgaagcaacatcaTTTCACTCTGTAGGTGGGATAGCCTCTCCACGAAGGATTCCTGCTTTCCAGTGTCTTTATCCACTTCACCTGGCTCCTTCAGAGACACGTGTTCAGTTTCCTCCTTTTGACACTGTTTTTGACTGAGGTCTCTTTCTACACCTTCTAAAACCAATGTCCTTTCTTTGAGAGCATCTCTTAGGTGGTGAAGCTCAATTTCTAAGCTACTGTTTTTACTTTCCACTTCAGAAAGTCGTTGAGAAAGAATCTCATTGTTATGTTTTAGGTTAGACATATCCAAATTCATTTTGTCCCATAAACAAAAActttcctctcttgctctctggaAAGCAAGTTGTAGCTCTCTTTTGGATGCCTGACAATGCTCATGGTCCTGTACAGCTGTAGCTAGTCTAGACCGGTATGATTCAACTTGTGCTTCCAGTCTTCCTCTGTTTTGTTGTTCAATCTCCAGTTTATGCTTTAGCATCCTAAGCTCAGCTCTCAGAACTTCAAGCTGTGCATTGTGTTGAGATACTGTTTCTGTTATTGTCTTTTGAGGATGGTCCTTCTTTTCTCTGCCAATTGCAATGTCCTCAAAATATCCTTTTCCCATTTCCAGGGTCTGATTTTTTACTGAGTCCATTTCCAGTCTTAGCTTGGCAATTTCATCCCACAACATGCGCTTTTCATCCAAtcgacatttttctttttcagaactcTCAGAAACCTAAGGAACACAAAGGAGACTGTGAGCTAAAACATTGAAATGACATGTCGTGATAGCCTCTGAAATTAAAGAATAACCTATGTTATGATAAAAGGTTGCAATAAGTGGATAtctcactggaaaaaaataaatttggatccAAACCTCTAACTTTATATAAGCATAAATTCTCCAAAGTtcaaaaatataatgtaatatgatgaatttttaagtgaaaaaacacacaacagaatTTTAAGAGTCTCAAAATTAGAAAGGGTTTTTCTAAATCACCACAAGCCCAGAATGCATTTAAGTAAAAGATTAATAATTCTAATTACACTTACAAATTGAGATTACAGTCTGAACATACCCCACAGTAAGAGTATTAACCATGCATATAATAGGATAAAGTAAACTTCCCAAAATTCTTTTTCCCCAATATTATCCCATAGATATTCTACTTTTCTAATACTTTCATAGTCATTTATAAAAAACTATCTCTACTAATAACTGATAATCAAGCATTTTCCTGAGCACTTCTACATCCACCAATGAACTCATTCAGTTATCACAATCTGAAATGGAGGGGTTAAACACATAAGCAAGTTCAGGATTTCCCCCAGGTTTTCAGACTCTACAATTTGTGATCTGGCACCAATCCATAGTTCTCCTCTAGTGTAGATACAGAAACACAAAAGAAgcctatttttcaaaaaacaggcagtgaataatataaaatttacagaGCTCTCTTTAGAAAACTGTGAGATTATTTGTTGCTTCAATAACCTTTATTTCTTGTTCATGATGTTTAAATGAGTATTAACTGTGATATGGGGAGGGTGGTTACACTGATCTACTTTACGAGGAATAAATTACTTACCAATAAATTATCACTAAATATATATTATGGCCTGCATTCTCTTCAGAAGCCCCTTCTATTAAAATGGGATGCTACTTAGAACAAATTGTTAATTTTCTCAAAAGTACAGGAATGACATCTAAATTATGATCTCTGAACCTGCTGTACTTTCCTCCTTACCATCACTGGAAGTGAAAACTAACCTCTATATGAATATatcaaggaaatgaaatcaccACCAAAATCTGGAACATCTGTTGTTAGTAGCAATACCTTTGAGATCATGGACAACACATTGATTCTTATGGTAAATATTAAAAGCCTTCTCTTTGGATGAGGCCATTGTGCATGCCACTGGTTGAGACAAATGGATTTGAATTAACAATATCATTTTATCCAATGGGCTCCAAAagccacacctctctctctctctctctctctctctctctctctctctctctccctctctcgcttTTTAAATCCTCTTGTGTCCATGTGTACcgtattgtatttttaaatatatacaacctcacacatacatacatttgaaaatgattaaataaactaCCTCAGAGTTCATTTTTTAtaggctatttctttttaaaaaatatattttattttattttatttttttcagagaggaagtgagagggatagaaaattagaaacatcgatgagagagaaacatctgtcagctgcctcctgcacaccccctactggggatatgccagaaaccaaggtacatgcccttgaccagatttgaacctgggacccttcagtccacaggcccaagctctatccactgagccaaactggtcagggctcttatGAACTATTTCTGTCACCTTTGTTTTGCAAATTATTTGGTCAGAATTCCATCTTGTAATATGCTGGCGTTCT
This sequence is a window from Myotis daubentonii chromosome 21, mMyoDau2.1, whole genome shotgun sequence. Protein-coding genes within it:
- the LOC132223017 gene encoding ankyrin repeat domain-containing protein 26-like, which translates into the protein MWITSLVIFNCRFILRKEKEKRQKGDLLCEKYRVQLRKKEEHSIKEVEMNPPLETTIRGKDITLAIIRDNEVSESSEKEKCRLDEKRMLWDEIAKLRLEMDSVKNQTLEMGKGYFEDIAIGREKKDHPQKTITETVSQHNAQLEVLRAELRMLKHKLEIEQQNRGRLEAQVESYRSRLATAVQDHEHCQASKRELQLAFQRAREESFCLWDKMNLDMSNLKHNNEILSQRLSEVESKNSSLEIELHHLRDALKERTLVLEGVERDLSQKQCQKEETEHVSLKEPGEVDKDTGKQESFVERLSHLQSEMMLLQQQLDQDHNQADREEKTVINTQDQIRDIIKIFDHKNQKYVLQLHGIMMDLLTKWHGFKETIHQYENDNAERNVSIQTHKYFSNFLRENSE